ACCCGCCAACATGATGCTGGATGGCAAGGGGCGGCTCAAGTTGTCGGATTTTGGCATTGCGGCGGTGTTGAGTGAGTCTGCCGGCCGGATTACTTCGCGTGCCGCCAAAGGGGGGACGGAAATGTACATGAGTCCCCAGCAGGTCAATGGCGACGCTCCTGCGATCACCGACGATATCTACGCCTTGGGCGCTTCCTTGTATCAGTTGCTGACCAGCCAGCCGCCATTTTATACCGGCGTTATCCCTTATCAGGTGATCCATGTTGAGGCGGATTCCCTGCACCAGCGGCTGGATGAATTGGGGTTGCGCAACGATATTCCCCCCACCGTGTCCACCGTGATCATGTCCTGTCTGGCCAAGCAGCCGGGGCAGCGTCCGCGCAGTGCCCGCGAGGTCCTGGTCCAATTAAATTTTGGGAGGAAAACGGCCGATCCGGCCCATCTGATGCTTAAGGTGGAGCCGGTCAATGCTACCGTGATGCTGAATGGACGGTTGCTGGGGTCGCCGGTGCCGGAGTGCATCTCCCTGGAGTCCGGCCAGCATTGCCTGGTGGAAGTTTCGGCGCCCGGCCATGCGAAACGCAGTGAACGCTTTTATGTGACCCCGGGGTTGGAAAAACAATTGAGTATCGCGTTGGTTCAGGAGTCATCCCTGTCAGCTCCGGCACCGGTGCAGCCGCGAAGGGAGCCGGCGGCGTTGCCTGCGCCGAGCCGTCAGCCGCCGCCCAGCCGGTCGCCCACGACTGGGCACAAGTCACCCGGGAGCAGCGAGGGGGCGGGAGCCGCAGTATCACCACCCGCGCCGGGCGTTCGTCCGGGGTTTCAATCGCGCGTTCCGGTGGTGCCCAAGGCGGAACGGCGATCCTCGGGACGTCGTGGTCTCCTGGTGGTTGTACTTTTGGCTCTGGTGCTTGCGGCGGGCTATTTTGGCTGGCAGCAGTTCAATACGGAGCCCGGCCCCGTGACGAATGCCGCGATTGTCACCGGCTCCATCAAGGTCAGCGCCGAACCCGCCAACACCGTGGCGGTGCTGGTCTCGGATAAGGCGAGTGTGACCAATTCCAGCCTGGCCCCGTTCACTTCGTTGGCCCCTGGAACCTATACGTTGACGCTGACTCACCCCACCTGTCTGACCACTCAGTTGGTGGTGAGCCTGAAGAGCAATGAGACGGTGGACCTCGGCGTGATCCGGCTGACTGAAGGACGTGGCAATCTGCTGCTGGATGTCGCGGTGGAGGGCGTCCGGTATGAAATTACCCACCAACTCCGCAAGGAACTGTTTTATCAAGATACCACGGACAACCCCATGGTATTTACGAACCTGCTGGCGGGTCCGTATCAAGTGGTTTTAAAGCGGAAAGGCTGGGCGAATATCACCAGCAATGTGACGGTGGTCCCTGCGCAGGTGGCGGTGTTTAAACCGACTTATAAAGCCGGCAGCCTGCGGATTTCGAGCGGTCCGCAAGGGGTGGAGTACGAACTTTGGAGTAACGATGCGCGGGTGTCGCAACCGGATTTGGACAACGTGCCGCCCGGCCAGTACCAGGTGCGTTTCAAATGGCCCGTTTATGAGTTGTCCCACGAGGTTCCCGTGGTGCTGGCTGAAAATGAAGCCCGCGAGGTGGCGTACCAATTCCCGCATGGTACTGTGGAACTTAGCGCGGATGTGCCCAAGGTGACGTTCTATCTGGATGAACAAGCGGAGAACGCCAAAAACCACTTGGGCGAAGGTTCGGTGACGGCTGTTGTGCCGGCGGGGCCGCACAAGTTTATTGCGAAGGCGGCGCAACGCCCGCAGGTGATTGAAAAAACGGTTGAAATCCAACCGGGAGCCACTGCAACACAGCGCTTTGAATTCAACCCCATCAAACCAACGCAACCGGACCCGGGCGGCAGTAAAATTGAAGTTGATCCGCAAAAAGCAGCCCTGATCCTGAGCCAGTTTGCCAAAACCCAGACGATCTCCGGGGAAATCAACCGCGTGGACTTGGGCAACGGCGTGGAACTGCCGGTCTGCCATATTGCGGCCGGACAATTTCTGATGGGCAGCACCAAGCTGGAACGGGAGTGGGCCGCGCAGGTGACGGGCAACGTGGCCTTTGAAGGCACCGGCGAGCCTCAAGTTACCAGGATCGCGGAAAAGTTTTGGATGGGACAAACCGAGGTGACGGTCGGTCAGTGGCGGCGGTTTGCCCAAGTCGCCGGCTTCAAAACCGATGCCGAAGGCAAGGATACCTCGCGCTGGT
This DNA window, taken from Verrucomicrobiota bacterium, encodes the following:
- a CDS encoding SUMF1/EgtB/PvdO family nonheme iron enzyme — translated: MIPGLNQFSPGQKVGAGRYSLIELLGQGGMGVVWLAQDERLQEQVALKFLLPFVQNDPEALDSLRRETARSHKLAHPNIIRTHDFHEFPGETPFISMEYVSGKTLDALRWDKPDGFFTWEELKPLVRQLCDALDYAHTEGVVHRDLKPANMMLDGKGRLKLSDFGIAAVLSESAGRITSRAAKGGTEMYMSPQQVNGDAPAITDDIYALGASLYQLLTSQPPFYTGVIPYQVIHVEADSLHQRLDELGLRNDIPPTVSTVIMSCLAKQPGQRPRSAREVLVQLNFGRKTADPAHLMLKVEPVNATVMLNGRLLGSPVPECISLESGQHCLVEVSAPGHAKRSERFYVTPGLEKQLSIALVQESSLSAPAPVQPRREPAALPAPSRQPPPSRSPTTGHKSPGSSEGAGAAVSPPAPGVRPGFQSRVPVVPKAERRSSGRRGLLVVVLLALVLAAGYFGWQQFNTEPGPVTNAAIVTGSIKVSAEPANTVAVLVSDKASVTNSSLAPFTSLAPGTYTLTLTHPTCLTTQLVVSLKSNETVDLGVIRLTEGRGNLLLDVAVEGVRYEITHQLRKELFYQDTTDNPMVFTNLLAGPYQVVLKRKGWANITSNVTVVPAQVAVFKPTYKAGSLRISSGPQGVEYELWSNDARVSQPDLDNVPPGQYQVRFKWPVYELSHEVPVVLAENEAREVAYQFPHGTVELSADVPKVTFYLDEQAENAKNHLGEGSVTAVVPAGPHKFIAKAAQRPQVIEKTVEIQPGATATQRFEFNPIKPTQPDPGGSKIEVDPQKAALILSQFAKTQTISGEINRVDLGNGVELPVCHIAAGQFLMGSTKLEREWAAQVTGNVAFEGTGEPQVTRIAEKFWMGQTEVTVGQWRRFAQVAGFKTDAEGKDTSRWFDLKEQKWLWLKGSWKTPLFGSGFTLQESHPATCIKWGEAVRYCDWLTEMLRKTGQLPPKLVCRLPTEAEWEYACRGNKPRADFWWREGEVAEMNVAGRESVWKYEDWNDRYPWLATADAGDRRRQNGFLLVDMLGNVREWCLDSFDKKGAHPTLYTSNGSERVVRGGSFADPRADARCASRFGEGTDIADSRIGFRVCIGLPAQ